In Gammaproteobacteria bacterium, the following proteins share a genomic window:
- a CDS encoding DUF6165 family protein codes for MNIVSAPVSFGELLDKITILEIKAKHISDAEKLKNVNHELHILTQTWQENVESSSQLDDLKSQLTNVNQDLWNIEDAIRMKEMKKEFDDEFIQIARSVYFQNDKRATVKKEVNALLGSDLTEEKSYQDYT; via the coding sequence ATGAACATTGTTTCAGCACCGGTCTCTTTTGGAGAATTACTCGATAAAATTACTATTTTGGAAATCAAAGCCAAGCATATTAGCGATGCTGAGAAACTCAAGAATGTCAATCATGAACTCCATATTTTGACTCAAACATGGCAAGAAAATGTTGAATCAAGTTCACAACTTGACGATTTAAAATCTCAACTCACAAACGTCAATCAAGACCTTTGGAATATTGAAGATGCTATTCGCATGAAAGAAATGAAAAAAGAGTTTGACGATGAATTTATTCAGATTGCCCGTAGTGTGTATTTCCAAAATGACAAACGTGCAACCGTTAAAAAAGAAGTGAATGCCCTGCTCGGTTCCGATTTAACCGAAGAAAAATCTTATCAGGATTATACATAA